Proteins encoded within one genomic window of Macrobrachium nipponense isolate FS-2020 chromosome 8, ASM1510439v2, whole genome shotgun sequence:
- the LOC135222683 gene encoding uncharacterized protein LOC135222683 gives MCDDHPSRPFESVSADFFHVAGKFFHVAGKSFLVIADRLSGWPVVVPCGRDTTAARVTRMFCVFFCKVGVPLRLRTDGGPPFSSHDLKQFADRWGVHHIITSPHYPQANGHAEAAVKAVKHFIIKTAPSGNIDCEAFDGGLLELRNTPNPVGRSPALILYGHPLRICVPAHPRSFTEEWQTKTEDYDCRTAAQTDQAMSLYNFHARPLPKLTIGQRVRIQDATTLRWDKVGIVMGCRMSRKYEVSLPSGLVWFRNRRHLHPMANMSDDTSPQVPVSPCSGQERNPSFEPSNVPCHSPRLAQRN, from the coding sequence ATGTGTGACGACCATCCATCCCGGCCCTTCGAAAGTGTGTCAGCTGACTTCTTCCACGTGGCAGGGAAATTCTTCCATGTGGCAGGGAAATCCTTCCTTGTTATTGCTGATAGACTTTcaggctggcctgtggttgttcCCTGTGGACGTGACACAACTGCAGCCAGAGTTACAAGAATGTTCTGTGTTTTCTTCTGCAAGGTTGGTGTTCCACTCCGCTTACGAACTGATGGAGGACCCCCATTTTCCAGCCACGACTTAAAGCAATTTGCCGACCGCTGGGGAGTTCATCACATCATCACTTCTCCACATTACCCTCAGGCTAATGGACATGCAGAAGCTGCAGTGAAAGCTGTTAAACACTTTATCATCAAGACTGCCCCATCCGGGAACATAGATTGTGAAGCCTTTGATGGAGGACTGCTGGAGCTTCGGAATACACCGAATCCCGTTGGACGCTCCCCTGCGCTGATTCTCTATGGTCATCCTCTCCGCATTTGTGTTCCGGCTCACCCCAGATCATTCACAGAGGAGTGGCAAACTAAGACTGAAGACTACGACTGTCGCACTGCTGCCCAAACTGACCAGGCCATGAGCCTTTACAATTTTCATGCCCGCCCTCTACCCAAGCTCACCATCGGCCAACGAGTTAGGATACAGGACGCAACGACACTTCGATGGGACAAGGTCGGCATCGTGATGGGCTGCAGAATGTCAAGAAAGTACGAAGTAAGCCTTCCAAGTGGTCTTGTATGGTTTCGAAACCGAAGACATTTACACCCAATGGCTAATATGAGTGATGACACCTCTCCCCAAGTCCCTGTGTCCCCTTGCTCTGGCCAGGAAAGAAACCCATCATTCGAGCCCTCCAATGTCCCTTGTCATTCACCTCGACTAGCTCAGAGGAATTAA